The following coding sequences are from one Candidatus Nitrosopumilus sp. SW window:
- a CDS encoding multicopper oxidase domain-containing protein has translation MLFTIAAVAVMGATLFGSTYTQTQITGQSLDMSQMDVDVMDKIRNMGGLQLVMPEAFAETDCGVLENSGRKVVEFNLTGESVELPIMGGKTYNAMTFSGTVPGPTLRVTQGDVVKMTLVIPDDEVTGHGNDMHASQMSAGNFESVNPGETSQYCYIAESAGIFKYHCSGVKLIGMDQHVLSGMYGIAIVDPANGYKKLMVEKTSGSGELDRKFYDADALEFQLQYNQLYLTPEGNYDAGAMFQHHNTATVVNGMQFGYVPNMAHNLLVNGDVNKNIFVAQPWNGLEHKQYQSQLLFVENDQHVRLFVENQGNEPVFFHIVGEILDRVVQGNRVQSAATETWLLGGSQGMIVDLVFDEPGAYAAVNHDYAAIYTGAATVFVAGDPFGLNPVLVEKGVIPAPVASYAYALGNPSDAVPPMGMNSIAHPALNIHGLYTDEVASEMQASGDYVALWEVIPVVAEILTS, from the coding sequence ATGCTCTTTACAATTGCAGCAGTAGCTGTAATGGGCGCAACCTTATTCGGAAGCACATACACACAAACCCAGATTACTGGTCAATCCCTTGACATGTCCCAAATGGACGTCGATGTCATGGATAAAATCAGAAATATGGGAGGTTTACAGCTTGTAATGCCTGAAGCATTCGCAGAAACTGATTGTGGTGTTCTAGAAAATTCTGGTAGAAAAGTAGTCGAGTTCAACTTGACTGGTGAAAGTGTTGAACTTCCAATTATGGGAGGAAAAACTTACAACGCCATGACTTTCAGTGGAACAGTCCCAGGACCAACCCTTAGAGTCACACAAGGTGATGTTGTAAAAATGACACTTGTAATTCCAGATGATGAAGTTACTGGACACGGTAACGACATGCACGCATCACAAATGTCAGCAGGAAACTTTGAATCAGTTAATCCTGGTGAAACAAGTCAGTACTGTTACATCGCTGAATCCGCTGGTATTTTCAAATACCATTGTTCTGGTGTTAAACTCATTGGTATGGACCAACACGTACTTTCCGGCATGTACGGAATTGCAATCGTTGATCCAGCAAATGGTTACAAGAAACTAATGGTTGAAAAAACAAGTGGCAGTGGTGAACTTGACAGAAAATTCTATGATGCAGATGCATTAGAGTTCCAACTCCAATATAATCAGTTGTACCTTACACCTGAAGGCAACTATGATGCAGGAGCAATGTTCCAACATCATAACACTGCAACAGTTGTTAACGGAATGCAATTTGGTTATGTACCAAACATGGCTCATAACTTACTCGTCAATGGCGATGTAAACAAGAACATCTTTGTTGCACAACCATGGAACGGACTTGAACACAAGCAATACCAATCACAACTCTTATTTGTTGAAAATGATCAACACGTAAGATTATTCGTTGAAAACCAAGGTAACGAACCAGTATTCTTCCACATTGTTGGTGAAATATTGGATAGAGTTGTCCAAGGTAACAGAGTACAATCCGCAGCAACTGAAACATGGTTACTCGGTGGCTCACAAGGAATGATTGTTGACTTGGTATTTGATGAACCAGGTGCATATGCAGCAGTAAACCATGATTATGCAGCAATTTACACTGGCGCAGCTACAGTCTTTGTAGCAGGTGACCCATTCGGCTTGAACCCAGTTCTAGTTGAGAAAGGAGTTATCCCAGCACCAGTAGCATCTTATGCATATGCTTTAGGCAACCCAAGTGATGCTGTCCCACCAATGGGAATGAACAGTATTGCTCATCCTGCACTAAACATTCACGGTTTATACACTGATGAAGTAGCTTCTGAAATGCAAGCAAGTGGCGATTATGTCGCATTATGGGAAGTAATTCCTGTAGTAGCAGAAATCCTAACTTCTTGA
- a CDS encoding D-2-hydroxyacid dehydrogenase, giving the protein MGFDDSVLICDEVDPILNKILQDNGLKVSYEPEITPEQILEKISDYNIVIVRSRTTITKEMIDKADNCKIIARVGVGLDNVDQEAAKAKNIRVINAVEGAMNAVAELVLGLMLALARQTARGDRGIRNEQWLKKELKGTELAGKYLGIIGLGNIGKRLGRLARALNMNIIGYDVVPIDEEFSKEVGLMKADLNTLLQSSDYISIHVPLLDSTYHLLDAQKMSTMKKTAKIINTSRGGVVDEDALYDALKNGTLGGAALDVFEKEPAIGTKLAELDNVILTPHIGAQTKEAQSLAANVIAEKIVQILRGVI; this is encoded by the coding sequence ATGGGATTTGATGATTCTGTACTAATCTGTGATGAAGTAGATCCAATTTTGAATAAAATTTTACAAGATAATGGATTGAAGGTGTCTTATGAACCAGAGATCACTCCTGAACAAATATTAGAAAAAATTTCTGATTACAATATTGTAATTGTTAGAAGCAGAACTACTATTACTAAAGAAATGATCGATAAGGCAGATAACTGTAAAATCATTGCACGTGTTGGAGTTGGACTTGATAATGTTGATCAAGAAGCTGCCAAAGCAAAGAACATCCGAGTAATCAATGCTGTAGAAGGTGCAATGAACGCCGTTGCTGAATTAGTATTGGGTTTGATGTTAGCCCTTGCAAGACAAACCGCCAGAGGTGATAGAGGAATTAGAAATGAACAGTGGCTCAAAAAAGAATTGAAAGGAACCGAACTTGCAGGAAAATATCTTGGAATTATTGGATTAGGAAATATTGGAAAAAGATTGGGAAGGCTTGCACGTGCACTTAACATGAATATTATTGGTTATGATGTTGTTCCAATCGATGAAGAATTTTCAAAAGAAGTTGGTTTGATGAAAGCTGATTTGAATACTTTGTTACAAAGTTCTGATTATATCTCAATTCACGTTCCACTATTAGATTCGACTTATCATCTCTTAGATGCACAAAAAATGTCTACTATGAAAAAGACTGCCAAAATCATCAACACTTCTAGAGGTGGAGTAGTTGATGAAGATGCACTTTATGACGCACTCAAAAATGGAACTTTGGGTGGGGCAGCTTTAGATGTATTTGAAAAAGAACCTGCTATTGGAACAAAGTTGGCAGAACTTGATAATGTTATTTTAACTCCTCATATTGGAGCTCAAACAAAAGAAGCACAATCTTTGGCTGCAAATGTAATTGCTGAGAAAATCGTCCAAATTTTAAGAGGCGTCATCTAA
- a CDS encoding thr operon leader peptide, with the protein MNKYSVITIIAIIVIVTPFVFSVMNIVGSQQLEYRWNSPGIFSFFTMLNHGETEFCNTLPFWVTFEKFEVSVFYMERYLGSYVVQPLTLNPSSSGIQEGVFSSEDFEEAQHIFMNFDFSFDSGEMRMDANKFVVVIQTETPILGIIPYSSTTQISGFEFDEIMNAEDLTCD; encoded by the coding sequence ATGAACAAATATTCTGTCATAACCATAATTGCAATTATAGTAATAGTTACTCCGTTTGTATTTTCTGTAATGAATATTGTTGGCAGTCAACAATTAGAATACAGATGGAATTCTCCTGGAATCTTTTCATTTTTTACAATGTTAAATCATGGTGAAACAGAGTTTTGCAATACACTGCCATTTTGGGTGACATTTGAAAAATTTGAAGTTTCGGTATTTTACATGGAACGATATCTTGGATCATATGTAGTTCAACCTCTAACACTTAATCCATCATCGTCAGGAATTCAAGAGGGAGTTTTTTCATCTGAAGATTTTGAAGAAGCACAACATATTTTCATGAATTTTGATTTTTCATTTGACTCAGGGGAAATGAGAATGGATGCCAACAAGTTTGTGGTAGTAATTCAAACTGAAACGCCAATTCTAGGCATAATTCCATATTCATCAACTACACAAATTTCAGGATTTGAATTTGATGAAATTATGAATGCTGAAGATTTGACTTGTGATTAA
- a CDS encoding 50S ribosomal protein L15e, with amino-acid sequence MPSRQDQVWIRLWKENAPELRERIVGWRKQNAITRIDKPSRIQRARRLGYKAKQGIIVVRMRVGTGGMRKQRPTGGRRPKHLGVTRIKADDNMKTVAERRVSERYPNMKLLGSYFIYKDGKHYWFEVILADPDHPRVAQDKELTKRISQTA; translated from the coding sequence ATGCCTAGTCGTCAAGACCAAGTATGGATCAGACTCTGGAAGGAAAATGCTCCAGAACTACGTGAACGTATAGTTGGCTGGCGTAAACAAAATGCTATTACTCGTATCGACAAGCCTAGCAGAATACAAAGAGCAAGAAGATTGGGATACAAAGCAAAACAAGGCATTATTGTTGTTAGAATGAGAGTTGGAACTGGTGGTATGAGAAAACAAAGACCTACTGGTGGTAGAAGACCAAAACATCTGGGCGTTACCAGAATCAAAGCAGATGACAATATGAAAACTGTTGCTGAACGAAGAGTTAGTGAAAGATATCCAAACATGAAACTTTTGGGTTCCTACTTTATCTATAAAGATGGAAAACACTATTGGTTTGAAGTCATCTTGGCAGATCCAGATCATCCAAGAGTTGCACAAGATAAAGAATTAACTAAACGTATTTCTCAAACAGCATAA
- a CDS encoding CFI-box-CTERM domain-containing protein: MKIIFFIPLLLLLIVSPVFGQISDKTGLLTRLDVDTSGHNFEVVTVSNFEILEHEFEKNEKRLTLFIKSGLENNLGEVTIPINLLSGNFTFYINEIESIQKFKSNERISFITLNFTGIGNNKIDIIGTDALVGVKEIVESVSDDEETYEEPGGGCLIATATFGSELAPQVQQLRELRDNKLLATESGKSFITLFNTFYYSFSPQVADYQREHPIFNEIIKTGLTPMITTLSLMNYAETESEILSIGVSLILLNIGMYVGLPTIVILRIKRISNLFFEHNP; the protein is encoded by the coding sequence TTGAAAATAATATTCTTCATTCCGTTACTTTTACTTTTGATAGTATCTCCTGTGTTTGGTCAAATATCTGATAAAACGGGATTACTAACTCGTCTTGATGTAGATACAAGCGGTCATAATTTTGAAGTTGTCACTGTTTCAAATTTTGAGATTTTAGAACATGAGTTTGAAAAAAATGAAAAGCGCTTAACTCTTTTCATTAAAAGTGGGTTGGAAAATAATCTTGGTGAAGTAACAATCCCAATTAATTTACTTAGTGGTAATTTCACTTTTTACATTAATGAAATTGAATCCATTCAAAAATTCAAATCAAATGAAAGAATTTCATTCATAACATTAAATTTTACTGGAATTGGTAATAACAAAATCGATATCATTGGAACAGATGCACTTGTTGGCGTAAAAGAAATTGTAGAATCTGTTTCTGATGATGAAGAGACTTATGAAGAGCCTGGTGGTGGATGCTTAATTGCAACTGCAACGTTTGGTTCTGAACTGGCACCTCAAGTCCAACAATTAAGAGAGTTAAGAGATAACAAATTGTTAGCAACAGAATCAGGAAAGTCGTTTATCACTTTATTCAACACGTTTTACTATTCATTTAGTCCTCAAGTAGCAGATTATCAAAGGGAGCATCCAATCTTCAATGAAATAATCAAAACTGGACTTACTCCTATGATTACAACTTTGTCTCTAATGAATTACGCAGAAACAGAATCTGAAATTCTATCTATCGGAGTATCGTTAATTCTTCTAAATATTGGAATGTATGTAGGATTACCCACAATTGTGATTTTAAGAATTAAAAGAATCTCAAATCTATTTTTTGAACATAATCCATAA
- a CDS encoding redoxin domain-containing protein yields MSAVIGEKVPNFGVSEWVQGAPTNFDQEKDHIVLVEVFQVNCPGCFMHALPEAIEIYNKYKDEGVRVIGIATAFEDFDKNTLDNLKMLAETGEVIGETKSAFQMSGQLQEGNKLPYKIPFPLAMDNLVKTTGEISQEKIMQFIYPQIPEFDSQPEEYRNQIIQRVKDYMKSKEYSAETFEKFALQGTPSTILVDRKGILRDVSFGQVGQAESMIQKLLNED; encoded by the coding sequence ATGAGCGCAGTAATTGGCGAAAAAGTACCAAATTTTGGGGTCTCAGAGTGGGTTCAAGGGGCACCAACAAATTTTGATCAGGAAAAAGACCATATTGTTCTAGTGGAGGTCTTCCAAGTAAACTGTCCAGGGTGTTTTATGCATGCATTACCTGAAGCAATTGAGATTTACAACAAGTACAAAGATGAAGGTGTAAGAGTAATTGGAATTGCAACTGCTTTTGAGGATTTTGATAAAAACACACTAGATAATTTGAAAATGCTTGCAGAAACAGGAGAGGTAATAGGAGAAACTAAAAGTGCATTTCAAATGAGCGGACAATTACAAGAAGGAAACAAACTGCCATACAAAATTCCATTTCCTTTAGCAATGGACAATTTGGTAAAAACTACAGGAGAAATCAGCCAAGAAAAAATAATGCAATTTATCTATCCACAAATCCCAGAATTTGACTCACAACCTGAAGAATACAGAAATCAAATCATACAAAGAGTCAAAGATTATATGAAATCAAAAGAGTATTCTGCTGAAACGTTTGAAAAGTTTGCACTACAAGGAACTCCATCAACCATTCTAGTAGACAGAAAAGGAATTCTAAGAGATGTTTCATTTGGGCAAGTTGGACAAGCAGAATCAATGATTCAAAAACTACTCAACGAAGACTAG
- a CDS encoding HEAT repeat domain-containing protein, whose product MQVVTDDRLTLFAEMEKKYEQKDTEYFVKLLDHPDYVVRTRATCILVDFGGEDKVPYIAKVLKDDENELVRHEAAFSLGQMCYSSSVPPLTDATLNDPSMFVRHEAAIALGVVGNKDAKDALEKALDDPDKPVVESAIVALSNIEFMEKLSKNEKFAKLTGG is encoded by the coding sequence TTGCAAGTAGTTACTGATGATCGATTGACACTTTTTGCTGAAATGGAAAAAAAGTATGAGCAAAAGGATACCGAATACTTTGTAAAACTTTTAGATCATCCGGATTATGTAGTTAGAACAAGAGCCACTTGTATCTTAGTTGATTTTGGTGGGGAAGATAAAGTCCCCTATATTGCCAAAGTTTTGAAAGATGATGAAAATGAATTGGTAAGACACGAAGCTGCATTTTCTCTAGGGCAAATGTGCTATTCTAGTTCAGTTCCTCCACTAACTGATGCAACACTCAATGATCCAAGCATGTTTGTTAGACACGAAGCTGCAATTGCATTAGGTGTTGTTGGAAATAAAGATGCAAAAGATGCCTTGGAAAAGGCATTAGATGATCCTGATAAACCCGTTGTAGAATCTGCAATTGTTGCACTATCTAATATCGAATTTATGGAAAAGTTAAGTAAGAATGAGAAGTTTGCAAAGTTAACAGGTGGATGA
- a CDS encoding plastocyanin/azurin family copper-binding protein codes for MNFSYGIIGVVGVLVAISIGFIAMSPDEIIEPRVVEEKPTVCTMEWDPVCGIDGETYGNLCMLEAADVKFVHDGECSIDDPIVKPKVETVMQEISVTPMPLPLLATEGSILEIESEFIGDDGKIVNHVFYTITATQDGNEILYEESHRHTTVDDAGNLVEVYPVHQTTPLSNSDVVIKILVTGLGHGDNVATPITTEYEMIVTPESKVAEELDTQVLGEVTSAVPAPPQTHVVETAEGSGGPGCEETNECYLPYTITIFVGDTVQWNNVDTAAHTVTSGSMQDGTTGVFDSSLFMAGETFEFTFDKTGTYDYFCMVHPWMTGKVIVNEVTEMVVIEEPTEEPVSMEPEALPEPESKSNLPMSLTVSSPEGSGVPGCEETNECYLPYEATVAVGATVTWSNDDTAAHTVTSGNINAGTTGVFDSGLFMSGATFEFTFDKAGTYDYFCMVHPWMTGIIHVE; via the coding sequence ATGAATTTTTCTTATGGAATTATAGGTGTAGTTGGAGTACTTGTTGCAATATCTATTGGATTCATTGCAATGTCTCCTGATGAAATTATTGAACCTAGAGTAGTTGAAGAAAAACCCACTGTTTGTACTATGGAGTGGGATCCCGTATGTGGTATTGATGGTGAAACTTATGGTAATTTGTGTATGTTAGAAGCAGCTGATGTAAAATTTGTTCATGATGGTGAATGCAGTATTGATGATCCTATAGTTAAACCGAAAGTTGAGACTGTGATGCAAGAGATTTCTGTTACTCCTATGCCTTTGCCTCTTTTAGCAACTGAAGGAAGTATATTGGAAATTGAATCTGAGTTTATTGGTGATGATGGTAAAATAGTCAATCATGTATTTTACACAATTACTGCAACACAAGATGGAAATGAAATCTTGTATGAAGAATCTCATAGACACACAACTGTTGATGATGCTGGAAATCTAGTTGAAGTATACCCTGTTCATCAAACAACTCCCTTAAGTAATTCTGATGTAGTGATCAAAATTCTAGTTACCGGTCTTGGACATGGTGATAATGTTGCAACACCAATTACCACTGAGTATGAAATGATTGTCACTCCAGAATCAAAGGTTGCTGAAGAACTTGACACACAAGTTTTGGGTGAAGTTACATCTGCAGTTCCTGCTCCTCCACAAACACATGTAGTTGAAACTGCAGAAGGCTCTGGTGGTCCAGGATGTGAGGAAACAAACGAATGTTACTTGCCATACACAATCACAATATTTGTTGGCGATACTGTTCAATGGAACAATGTTGATACAGCTGCACATACTGTAACTAGTGGTTCAATGCAAGATGGTACTACTGGGGTATTTGACTCTAGTTTGTTTATGGCTGGAGAAACTTTTGAATTTACATTTGATAAAACAGGAACTTATGATTACTTTTGTATGGTTCATCCTTGGATGACTGGTAAAGTAATTGTCAATGAAGTGACTGAAATGGTTGTAATTGAAGAACCAACAGAAGAACCAGTATCAATGGAACCAGAAGCACTTCCTGAACCAGAATCTAAATCCAATTTGCCAATGTCATTAACCGTCTCTTCACCTGAAGGTTCAGGTGTTCCTGGATGTGAAGAAACTAACGAATGTTACTTGCCATATGAGGCAACTGTGGCAGTTGGTGCAACAGTAACTTGGAGTAATGATGATACTGCAGCTCACACTGTAACAAGTGGAAATATCAATGCGGGTACTACTGGAGTATTTGATTCAGGATTATTCATGTCTGGCGCAACTTTTGAATTTACATTTGATAAAGCAGGAACTTATGATTACTTTTGTATGGTTCATCCTTGGATGACTGGAATTATTCACGTAGAATAA
- a CDS encoding AAA family ATPase — translation MITSIELGDFLAHSDTKLEFDNGVTVFVGHNGAGKSSIIDAITFALFGQHTRKSNKGLIKRGSTQGYSKVNFSVNGKSFEAVRKIDSKGTLSAKFTEIVGDERVEIAAGERKQFGESMTEEVEKAIGLDFEKLKVASIVQQGELNAIINAKPKEFKELLNAIIGIDKLDVASESMKVVNKEFRENIRSKIGYDDTHIEILSRELERYQKEIKESEPQKIQLENKQKQLQNEVDELRKKVETDSPKIDKLNQLESRKKELVAYAKEAIHEIQQEISENERKIRDCEGCFEHVSLKEDLESKIEKVEQAVEDTLKKMQEMKSQEASLREKQLLAEKLQLKDNKCPVCDSDVEKLNPLFQEEHLKQELKSLQEQIILKEKEHQMYNQKRKEFSEKLQFSRDAEATLRAHSISSKEQLDRIQEEIQIKKENIQKIPSNTNLVEISQIDSHARTIFESISKLELETSGFDEHEFLNLKKNVNEKQMELSGIDQQIGAILEKIAKGVEQTRIFENAISELSIVKEYVRNLDEIQNNVFSRDGPVATSLRSWALNAISAKASEYLALLNTKIQRIQLTEKARDISIICNSKSDELDLESLSGGEKVSVALSLRLGMANLLGASNLNLMILDEPTTHLDAERKKSLVGVLSQLSNISNSETPMQFIIITHDAEIFEDSTVEQIYKFESSEQGSKVVLLN, via the coding sequence ATGATCACATCAATTGAATTGGGAGATTTTTTAGCACATTCAGATACAAAACTAGAGTTTGATAATGGAGTAACTGTGTTTGTAGGGCATAACGGTGCAGGAAAATCAAGTATTATTGATGCAATTACATTTGCATTATTTGGGCAGCATACAAGAAAATCTAACAAGGGTCTTATCAAACGTGGTTCAACTCAAGGATATTCCAAAGTTAATTTTTCTGTAAATGGGAAATCCTTTGAGGCAGTAAGAAAGATTGACAGTAAAGGTACACTATCAGCAAAGTTCACAGAGATTGTTGGAGATGAAAGAGTAGAGATTGCTGCAGGTGAAAGAAAGCAGTTTGGAGAGTCAATGACAGAAGAAGTTGAAAAAGCAATAGGTCTTGATTTTGAGAAACTAAAAGTAGCATCAATTGTACAACAAGGTGAATTAAATGCAATAATTAATGCAAAGCCAAAAGAATTCAAAGAGTTACTAAATGCAATCATAGGAATTGACAAGCTTGATGTAGCTTCTGAATCAATGAAAGTAGTCAACAAAGAATTTCGTGAGAATATTCGAAGTAAAATTGGATATGATGACACACATATTGAAATTTTATCAAGAGAATTAGAAAGATATCAAAAGGAAATTAAAGAATCAGAACCTCAAAAAATACAATTAGAAAATAAACAAAAGCAATTACAAAATGAAGTTGATGAATTAAGGAAAAAAGTAGAAACAGATTCACCAAAAATCGATAAACTCAATCAACTAGAATCAAGAAAAAAAGAACTGGTGGCATATGCAAAAGAGGCAATTCATGAAATCCAACAAGAAATTAGTGAAAATGAGCGTAAAATACGTGATTGTGAAGGGTGTTTTGAACATGTAAGTCTAAAAGAGGATCTAGAATCAAAAATTGAAAAAGTAGAACAAGCCGTAGAAGACACATTAAAGAAGATGCAAGAAATGAAAAGTCAAGAAGCATCTCTTAGAGAAAAACAATTACTTGCAGAAAAGCTTCAACTAAAAGATAACAAATGTCCTGTTTGTGATTCAGATGTAGAAAAATTAAATCCGTTATTCCAAGAAGAACATCTAAAACAAGAATTAAAGTCACTACAAGAACAAATAATTTTAAAAGAAAAAGAGCATCAAATGTATAACCAAAAAAGAAAAGAATTCTCAGAGAAACTACAATTTTCAAGAGATGCAGAAGCAACACTAAGAGCGCATTCAATTTCTTCTAAAGAACAATTAGACAGAATTCAAGAAGAAATACAAATAAAAAAAGAAAACATACAAAAAATTCCTTCCAATACAAATCTAGTTGAAATATCACAAATTGATTCACATGCAAGAACGATTTTTGAGAGCATTTCAAAACTAGAATTAGAAACAAGTGGTTTTGACGAACATGAATTTTTGAATCTTAAGAAGAATGTTAATGAAAAACAGATGGAATTATCAGGCATAGATCAGCAAATAGGGGCAATTTTAGAAAAAATTGCAAAAGGAGTTGAGCAAACTAGAATTTTTGAAAATGCAATTTCAGAACTAAGCATTGTAAAAGAATATGTTAGAAATCTTGATGAGATTCAAAATAATGTGTTTAGTAGAGACGGTCCGGTTGCTACAAGTTTAAGATCATGGGCACTAAATGCAATTTCAGCAAAGGCATCAGAATATCTTGCATTACTTAATACAAAAATACAAAGAATTCAACTCACTGAGAAAGCAAGAGACATTTCAATAATTTGTAATTCTAAAAGTGATGAATTGGATTTAGAATCACTTAGTGGAGGAGAGAAGGTCAGCGTAGCATTATCCTTGAGATTAGGAATGGCAAATCTTCTTGGCGCATCAAATCTTAATCTAATGATTCTAGATGAGCCTACTACCCATCTTGATGCAGAGAGAAAAAAATCACTGGTAGGTGTACTTTCTCAGTTATCAAACATTTCAAATTCTGAAACACCAATGCAATTTATCATAATTACACATGATGCAGAGATTTTTGAGGATTCTACAGTAGAACAGATTTACAAATTTGAATCATCTGAGCAAGGTAGTAAAGTTGTATTACTAAACTAA
- a CDS encoding exonuclease SbcCD subunit D: MQFSHISDTHLGLVQYGSEERAQDVYDVFNQAIDTSIKDHVDFVIFAGDIFHVPNPNGTAIVQMANGLKRLKQNNIDSFFILGEHDISRIRTTPIPYVYHNLEFSKYIGQGKPIEYKGILLAGFDKIRKTEIPQYEEKFAEVDKVAKNFTGHKILVLHQGITEFNKFAGELQSTDLPKNFTYYAMGHLHDMDVKKFNHLNGPIAYPGSIELTTSEGIKETKKGFFEVDISGQEAKPNWIELDTRPQFSFKTDYQELAKTVDEISEKITDFVKKPIVEVNIHGENIETDHIQAQIARLNSMVLRCFWRISTKQVSDSSVFLDRPNIIDDEMYRLSVDALGSEHAANLAIKELLPVLASGQIQEASQIIIENFEKFKKERKQ; this comes from the coding sequence ATGCAATTTTCACATATTTCAGATACTCATTTAGGATTAGTGCAATATGGGTCAGAGGAACGTGCGCAGGACGTCTATGATGTATTTAATCAAGCAATTGACACATCAATTAAAGATCATGTCGATTTTGTAATTTTTGCAGGAGATATTTTTCATGTGCCAAATCCAAACGGCACTGCAATTGTACAAATGGCAAATGGGTTAAAGAGGTTAAAGCAAAATAATATTGATTCATTTTTCATTTTAGGAGAACATGATATTAGTAGAATTAGAACAACACCAATTCCTTATGTATATCATAATTTAGAATTCTCAAAATATATTGGTCAAGGTAAACCAATTGAATACAAAGGAATTCTTCTTGCAGGATTTGACAAGATAAGAAAAACAGAGATTCCACAGTATGAAGAAAAATTTGCAGAGGTAGACAAAGTTGCAAAAAACTTTACAGGACACAAAATTTTAGTTTTACATCAAGGAATAACAGAATTTAACAAATTTGCAGGAGAGTTACAGTCAACGGATCTTCCAAAAAACTTCACATATTATGCAATGGGACATCTTCACGACATGGATGTTAAAAAATTCAATCATCTAAACGGACCAATTGCATATCCAGGTTCAATTGAACTAACAACAAGTGAAGGAATTAAAGAAACTAAAAAAGGATTTTTTGAAGTAGACATTTCAGGACAAGAAGCAAAACCAAACTGGATTGAATTAGATACAAGACCACAATTCTCATTCAAAACAGATTATCAAGAATTAGCAAAGACCGTTGATGAGATTTCTGAGAAAATTACAGATTTTGTAAAAAAACCCATAGTAGAAGTAAATATTCATGGAGAAAATATAGAAACAGATCACATTCAGGCACAAATCGCAAGACTAAATTCAATGGTCTTGAGATGTTTTTGGAGAATCAGCACAAAGCAAGTTTCTGATTCTTCAGTTTTTCTAGACAGACCAAACATCATAGATGATGAAATGTACAGACTCTCAGTTGATGCATTAGGCTCAGAACATGCTGCCAATCTTGCAATCAAGGAACTTCTCCCAGTTCTAGCGTCAGGGCAAATTCAGGAGGCATCACAGATAATCATTGAAAATTTTGAGAAGTTCAAAAAGGAGAGAAAACAATGA